The Juglans regia cultivar Chandler unplaced genomic scaffold, Walnut 2.0 Scaffold_57, whole genome shotgun sequence genome contains a region encoding:
- the LOC109018055 gene encoding uncharacterized protein LOC109018055 has protein sequence MCADVVGDRVYLKVWPMKGVVHFGERGKLSPRYVGPYEMIEWTRRVAYRLDLLAEMQGIHGLFHVSSLKKRFKERRLVIMEPSSIKFQSNLSYEEWPVQIVDRKEQELRIRKIPLVKVPWNNMNFQEATWKREDSLKTKYLHLFVS, from the coding sequence ATGTGTGCAGATGTAGTAGGAGACAGGGTATATCTTAAGGTGTGGCCAATGAAAGGAGTGGTCCATTTTGGTGAAAGAGGGAAGCTAAGTCCTCGGTATGTAGGACCCTATGAAATGATAGAATGGACTAGGCGTGTGGCTTATCGTCTGGATCTACTAGCAGAAATGCAGGGCATACATGGCCTATTTCATGTATCTTCTCTGAAAAAGAGATTCAAAGAACGACGACTAGTAATAATGGAGCCAAGCAGTATTAAGTTCCAGTCGAACCTATCTTATGAGGAGTGGCCTGTGCAGATTGTAGATCGGAAGGAACAAGAGTTGAGGATTCGGAAGATACCTCTGGTCAAGGTACCTTGGAACAATATGAACTTCCAAGAAGCCACCTGGAAAAGAGAGGACTCGTTGAAGACTAAATACCTTCATTTATTTGTATCTTAG